One Dietzia sp. JS16-p6b genomic window carries:
- the folP gene encoding dihydropteroate synthase encodes MGIVNVTEDSFSDGGRHLAPEAALAHARRLVSEGADLLDVGGESTRPGAIRVDRTDEADRVIPLVRSLVADGVTVSVDTMRASVAAEALESGAALINDVSGGLADPGMLPVVAQQGCPVVLMHWVSPDQYRAGAGGRADYGGDVVTSVRDHLSRRADAAVSAGVDAGSIVLDPGLGFAKNAADNWALLHRLDALTELGFPVLVAASRKRFLGALLADTAGVPRGVAGRDPATAAVTALAAAAGAWAVRVHDVPPSVDAVRVAAAWAAGTPGEG; translated from the coding sequence ATGGGCATCGTCAACGTCACGGAGGACTCCTTCTCCGACGGGGGGCGTCACCTCGCCCCGGAGGCCGCCCTCGCCCACGCCCGGCGACTGGTCTCGGAGGGGGCCGACCTCCTCGACGTCGGCGGGGAGTCCACGAGGCCGGGGGCGATCCGGGTCGACCGGACCGACGAGGCGGACCGCGTGATCCCGCTCGTCCGCTCTCTCGTGGCGGACGGGGTCACGGTCTCGGTCGACACCATGCGCGCCTCGGTCGCCGCCGAGGCCCTGGAGTCCGGCGCGGCGCTGATCAACGACGTCTCCGGAGGTCTCGCCGATCCCGGGATGCTGCCGGTCGTCGCCCAACAGGGGTGCCCCGTGGTGCTCATGCACTGGGTGTCGCCCGACCAGTACCGGGCGGGCGCCGGAGGCCGCGCCGACTACGGCGGGGACGTGGTGACCTCGGTCCGTGACCACCTCTCGCGCCGAGCCGATGCGGCGGTGTCCGCCGGGGTCGACGCGGGCTCGATCGTGCTGGACCCCGGGCTGGGGTTCGCCAAGAACGCCGCCGACAACTGGGCGCTGCTCCACCGGCTCGACGCCCTCACCGAACTGGGGTTCCCGGTGTTGGTCGCCGCGTCGCGCAAGCGCTTCCTCGGTGCGCTCCTCGCGGATACCGCGGGTGTGCCCCGCGGCGTGGCCGGCCGGGACCCCGCGACGGCGGCCGTCACCGCACTGGCCGCTGCGGCCGGGGCGTGGGCCGTGCGCGTCCACGATGTGCCGCCGAGCGTCGACGCCGTCCGGGTGGCCGCCGCATGGGCGGCCGGAACACCGGGGGAGGGCTGA
- the folB gene encoding dihydroneopterin aldolase, whose translation MADRIELRGLRVRGHHGVFEHERHDGQDFLVDLVLWTDFSAAAASDDLADTVDYGALALFARDVVSGAPRDLIETVASQIADGVMDLAPHAHAVEVTVHKPQAPIPAEFADVAVVARRSRGHDGEPGADR comes from the coding sequence ATGGCGGACCGGATCGAACTCAGGGGCCTGCGGGTGCGCGGCCACCACGGGGTCTTCGAGCACGAGCGGCACGACGGTCAGGACTTCCTCGTCGACCTCGTCCTGTGGACCGACTTCTCCGCGGCCGCGGCGTCCGACGATCTGGCCGACACCGTCGACTACGGTGCGCTGGCGCTGTTCGCCCGGGACGTGGTGTCCGGGGCCCCCCGCGACCTGATCGAGACGGTGGCCTCGCAGATCGCCGACGGGGTCATGGACCTGGCCCCCCACGCGCACGCGGTGGAGGTGACCGTGCACAAGCCCCAGGCGCCCATCCCCGCCGAGTTCGCGGACGTCGCGGTGGTGGCCAGACGATCGCGTGGGCACGACGGCGAACCGGGTGCGGACCGGTGA
- the folK gene encoding 2-amino-4-hydroxy-6-hydroxymethyldihydropteridine diphosphokinase — protein sequence MTCRAVLSIGGNHGDSLEFLRGVVAAAAGAGTLRDVSSVYATPPWGGVEQDDFLNAVLVVEHPGSPRDVLDWGLAQERAAGRTRRVRWGPRSLDVDVVSAEVDGVTVRSRDDRLTLPHPRAAERAFVLVPWSEIEPRARLDGTPLSAHLDALDPAEVCAIRRTRDRLAPEGWVR from the coding sequence GTGACCTGCCGGGCCGTCCTGTCGATCGGCGGAAACCACGGTGACTCACTCGAGTTCCTCCGTGGTGTGGTGGCCGCCGCCGCCGGAGCGGGCACCCTCCGCGACGTCTCGTCGGTCTACGCGACCCCTCCGTGGGGCGGGGTGGAGCAGGACGACTTCCTCAACGCGGTTCTCGTCGTCGAACACCCGGGTTCCCCCCGCGACGTGCTCGACTGGGGACTCGCGCAGGAGCGGGCCGCGGGCCGCACCCGCCGGGTCCGGTGGGGGCCGCGGTCCCTCGACGTGGACGTGGTGTCCGCCGAGGTGGACGGTGTGACGGTGAGGTCCCGGGACGACCGTCTGACCCTGCCCCACCCCCGTGCGGCCGAGCGGGCGTTCGTCCTGGTCCCCTGGTCGGAGATCGAACCGCGTGCCCGGTTGGACGGCACGCCCCTCTCGGCCCACCTCGATGCCCTCGATCCCGCGGAAGTGTGCGCGATCCGGCGCACGCGCGACCGGCTGGCGCCCGAAGGGTGGGTCCGCTGA
- a CDS encoding DUF3180 domain-containing protein codes for MSRIAVSTLALVALVAGVAAYFLTGSFLGSLPPLGWGWVTLPVVAVIDLLLALRVRSAISDGGVGQDRSQMHPMTIARCAALGQASAVLGAAAGGLGTGLVLYFLPRLGELAAAGDELPVSVAVLVSGAVLVGAGLFLEAACETPPSDDDLGGLAQST; via the coding sequence ATGTCCCGTATCGCGGTGTCCACCCTCGCCCTGGTCGCGCTCGTGGCCGGCGTGGCCGCCTACTTCCTCACGGGTTCGTTTCTCGGGTCACTGCCTCCACTCGGGTGGGGCTGGGTCACTCTGCCGGTGGTGGCGGTGATCGACCTCTTGTTGGCGCTCCGCGTCCGATCCGCGATCTCCGACGGCGGCGTGGGCCAGGACCGCAGCCAGATGCACCCGATGACGATCGCGCGGTGCGCAGCCCTCGGGCAGGCGTCGGCGGTCCTGGGAGCAGCGGCCGGTGGCCTGGGAACCGGGTTGGTCCTGTACTTCCTGCCCAGGCTGGGCGAGCTGGCCGCGGCCGGCGACGAGCTGCCGGTGTCCGTGGCGGTGTTGGTGTCGGGGGCGGTGCTCGTGGGCGCGGGACTGTTCCTCGAGGCGGCCTGCGAGACCCCTCCCTCCGACGACGACCTCGGGGGACTGGCCCAGTCGACCTGA
- a CDS encoding DUF6779 domain-containing protein, which yields MSSDGAIDKPRSVRPARGDDRGLAGIALGALLVLALVATVVMVFSDDPVWMRIGTLAALWAAFIGAFLVARYRRQAAAEAARVRDLHTVYELQLEREISARREHELVVEKDLRDSVRAETTDSIRALRHEIAALRDQLGQMGVTLNDERPAVGGDTAAGELGAGVSLPSVPSERVEPRRRAPEPTVTGVGRDVTPSTERTEKLSPVEAETARPAGAQDRPPRGPAVRPVARPRSDATTTSETSSGSDTPTPRPTESDTPTPRSPRTEPPSAESEPHSRHGEGGGLSVAELMARFGDDAPGRGHRHRRSAD from the coding sequence ATGAGTTCCGACGGCGCGATCGACAAACCCCGATCCGTCCGCCCCGCTCGTGGTGACGACCGCGGCCTGGCGGGCATCGCTCTCGGCGCCCTCCTGGTGCTCGCGCTCGTCGCGACCGTCGTGATGGTCTTCTCGGACGATCCGGTGTGGATGCGGATCGGCACCCTCGCGGCACTCTGGGCGGCGTTCATCGGGGCCTTCCTCGTGGCCCGTTACAGGCGACAGGCCGCGGCCGAGGCCGCCCGGGTCCGCGACCTGCACACGGTGTACGAACTGCAGCTCGAGCGTGAGATCTCGGCGCGTCGCGAACACGAGCTCGTGGTGGAGAAGGATCTCCGCGACTCCGTGCGTGCGGAGACCACCGATTCGATCCGCGCACTCCGCCACGAGATCGCCGCGTTGCGCGACCAGCTCGGGCAGATGGGTGTCACGCTGAACGACGAGCGTCCCGCCGTGGGTGGCGACACCGCCGCCGGGGAGCTGGGCGCCGGGGTGTCCCTGCCGTCGGTGCCGTCCGAGCGTGTCGAGCCCCGCCGTCGGGCCCCGGAACCGACCGTTACCGGCGTCGGTCGTGACGTCACCCCGAGCACCGAGCGCACCGAGAAGCTCTCGCCGGTCGAGGCGGAGACGGCGCGCCCCGCGGGCGCCCAGGACCGGCCGCCCCGCGGCCCGGCCGTCCGTCCGGTCGCGCGTCCCAGGTCGGACGCCACGACGACGTCGGAGACGTCGTCCGGGTCCGACACGCCGACGCCCCGGCCGACGGAATCCGACACGCCGACCCCGCGGTCGCCGAGGACCGAACCGCCGTCCGCAGAGTCCGAGCCGCACAGCAGACACGGCGAGGGGGGCGGGCTCTCCGTGGCCGAGCTCATGGCCCGCTTCGGCGACGACGCCCCCGGGCGTGGTCACCGCCATCGCCGCTCGGCGGACTGA
- a CDS encoding Rossmann-like and DUF2520 domain-containing protein, whose protein sequence is MSEFGVAGTTPARLSIGLVSAGRVGTAIGAALERRGHVVSAVVARSDRSRDLASRRLPDARLADPVEVAGAGELLILAVPDKELPAVVGDLAAADAFRPGHIVVHVAGAIGADVLRPAADAGAVVVAAHPAMTFTGGDADIERMEGCSWALTSPDEVGLVVGQMLVMETGGLPVTVAESHRALYHAALAHGANHLVTLVNDAAEALAASFSVLPGGGVQGDPDGMLGADAGALARRTLEPLLRAALDNVLAAGDSALTGPVMRGDAVTVSRHLDALEDVDGGIAAGYRALALRTADRCGAGRDVTDLLAPDLTEQLR, encoded by the coding sequence ATGTCCGAGTTCGGCGTCGCCGGGACCACCCCTGCCCGCCTGTCGATCGGCCTCGTGTCCGCGGGACGCGTGGGCACCGCGATCGGCGCGGCGCTCGAACGGCGGGGACACGTCGTCTCCGCGGTCGTCGCGCGGTCCGACCGCTCGCGCGACCTGGCCTCCCGCCGCCTTCCGGACGCGCGGCTCGCCGATCCGGTCGAGGTGGCCGGAGCCGGGGAACTGCTGATCCTCGCCGTGCCCGACAAGGAGCTGCCGGCAGTGGTCGGGGACCTCGCCGCGGCCGACGCCTTCCGTCCCGGCCACATCGTGGTCCACGTGGCCGGCGCGATCGGTGCGGACGTGCTCCGCCCCGCCGCGGACGCCGGCGCGGTGGTCGTGGCGGCCCACCCCGCGATGACCTTCACGGGGGGCGATGCGGACATCGAGCGCATGGAGGGCTGCTCGTGGGCCCTGACCTCCCCGGACGAGGTGGGTCTCGTCGTCGGACAGATGTTGGTGATGGAGACGGGTGGACTGCCCGTCACCGTCGCCGAATCCCACCGCGCCCTCTACCACGCCGCACTCGCGCACGGCGCCAACCACCTGGTCACGCTCGTCAACGACGCCGCCGAGGCGCTCGCGGCGTCGTTCTCGGTCCTCCCAGGTGGTGGGGTCCAGGGTGACCCGGACGGAATGCTCGGCGCGGACGCCGGGGCGCTCGCCCGTCGCACCCTCGAGCCACTGCTGCGGGCAGCCCTCGACAACGTCCTGGCCGCCGGCGACTCGGCGCTCACCGGTCCGGTCATGCGGGGCGACGCGGTGACCGTCTCGCGCCACCTCGACGCTCTCGAGGACGTCGACGGCGGAATCGCCGCCGGATACCGCGCGCTCGCGCTGCGGACCGCGGATCGTTGTGGGGCCGGCCGCGACGTCACCGACCTCCTCGCCCCCGACCTGACGGAGCAGCTGCGATGA
- the panC gene encoding pantoate--beta-alanine ligase: MTASTLPVRTAVPGRPGTGYNRGELTIHHEPESLHAVTRSLRKVGRQITFVPTMGALHEGHLALVEAARRTPGSVVVVSIFVNPLQFGPGEDLDAYPRTLDEDVARLAAAGVELVLAPSAAAMYPNGPRTTVLPGPAGDILDGAARPGHFAGMLTVVAKLFNIVAPHQAFFGEKDYQQLVLIRQMVADLDMDVRVVGVPTVRESDGLAMSSRNRYLSEDERELATTLNAALVAGTFAAKGGRQAVLDAARAVLAERPQISVDYLELRAGDLGEPPEEGPGRLLVAARIGSARLIDNVGVAIGTGFLAAAEATVAAQQAELAADLKEGL; this comes from the coding sequence ATGACCGCCTCGACCCTTCCCGTGCGGACGGCGGTCCCCGGTCGGCCGGGGACCGGGTACAACCGGGGCGAGTTGACCATCCACCACGAGCCCGAGTCCCTGCACGCGGTCACCCGCTCACTGCGCAAGGTCGGCAGGCAGATCACCTTCGTCCCCACGATGGGCGCGTTGCACGAGGGGCACCTGGCGCTGGTCGAGGCCGCCCGCCGGACCCCGGGGTCCGTGGTGGTGGTGTCGATCTTCGTCAACCCTCTGCAGTTCGGACCCGGGGAGGACCTCGACGCCTACCCCCGGACCCTGGACGAGGACGTGGCCAGGCTGGCCGCGGCCGGCGTCGAGCTGGTCCTGGCCCCGAGCGCCGCGGCGATGTACCCGAACGGGCCGAGGACCACCGTGCTGCCCGGGCCGGCGGGTGACATCCTCGACGGTGCCGCCCGCCCCGGCCACTTCGCCGGGATGCTCACCGTGGTGGCCAAGCTGTTCAACATCGTCGCCCCTCACCAGGCCTTCTTCGGCGAGAAAGACTATCAGCAGCTCGTCCTGATCCGTCAGATGGTGGCTGATCTGGACATGGACGTCCGCGTGGTGGGCGTCCCCACCGTCCGGGAGTCCGACGGCCTGGCCATGAGCTCCCGCAACCGCTACCTCTCCGAGGACGAGCGGGAGCTGGCCACCACCCTCAACGCGGCGCTCGTGGCGGGGACGTTCGCGGCCAAGGGCGGTCGGCAGGCGGTGCTCGACGCCGCCCGCGCGGTCCTGGCCGAGCGCCCGCAGATCTCCGTCGACTACCTCGAACTCCGGGCGGGCGACCTCGGCGAGCCACCGGAGGAGGGTCCGGGGCGTCTCCTGGTGGCGGCCCGGATCGGATCCGCCCGCCTCATCGACAACGTCGGCGTGGCCATCGGCACGGGATTCCTCGCCGCCGCCGAGGCGACCGTCGCCGCCCAGCAGGCCGAGTTGGCCGCAGACCTCAAGGAAGGCCTCTAG
- the panD gene encoding aspartate 1-decarboxylase — protein sequence MQRTMLHSKIHRATVTQADLHYVGSCTIDADLMDAADLLEGQQIDIVDIDNGARLTTYAITGERGSGVISINGAAAHLVHPGDLVIIIAYAVMEDAEARAYSPRVVFVDPHNRMLTEGTDPADVPAGSGLKNPRVPEPVTV from the coding sequence ATGCAGCGCACCATGCTCCACTCCAAGATCCACCGGGCGACCGTGACCCAGGCCGACCTGCACTACGTGGGCTCCTGCACCATCGACGCGGATCTCATGGACGCCGCGGACCTGCTCGAGGGGCAGCAGATCGACATCGTCGACATCGACAACGGCGCACGCCTGACCACCTACGCCATCACCGGCGAGCGCGGTTCCGGGGTCATCAGCATCAACGGCGCGGCCGCGCACCTGGTCCATCCCGGCGATCTGGTGATCATCATCGCCTACGCGGTGATGGAGGACGCCGAGGCGCGCGCCTACTCGCCGCGCGTCGTGTTCGTCGACCCCCACAACCGGATGCTCACGGAGGGCACCGACCCGGCGGACGTCCCCGCGGGGTCGGGGCTGAAGAACCCGCGCGTCCCCGAGCCCGTCACCGTCTAG
- a CDS encoding type III pantothenate kinase — translation MLLTVDVGNTHIRLGVFPPDGGPLERTWSMRTSPAVTSDELALTIRGLLGDCAGRLSGISAMSVVPSVTGELRRMAADYWPGLHAVVVAPGVKTGVPLLVDSPREVGSDRVVNALAAHTLFEGAVIVVDVDTATTVDAVSARGELLGGAIAPGIDISVDALAERAAALRKIEVVRPRSALGKNTVAALQAGIVIGFAGQIDALVDRLRTDVADLSDAAVVLTGLRADVVSEESRTITDVEPELALEGLRLVFEKNA, via the coding sequence GTGTTACTCACCGTCGACGTCGGCAACACCCACATCCGCCTGGGCGTCTTCCCCCCGGACGGCGGGCCGCTCGAGCGCACCTGGAGCATGCGGACGTCGCCGGCGGTGACCTCCGACGAGCTGGCGTTGACCATCCGGGGCCTGCTCGGGGACTGCGCCGGGCGCCTGTCGGGTATCTCGGCGATGTCGGTCGTGCCCTCGGTGACCGGCGAGCTGCGTCGGATGGCCGCCGACTACTGGCCCGGGCTCCACGCGGTCGTGGTGGCTCCCGGCGTGAAGACCGGCGTACCGCTCCTCGTGGACAGTCCCCGGGAGGTGGGATCCGACAGGGTCGTCAACGCCCTGGCCGCCCACACCTTGTTCGAGGGCGCGGTGATCGTCGTCGACGTGGACACGGCGACCACGGTCGACGCCGTTTCCGCGCGCGGAGAGTTGCTGGGCGGGGCGATCGCACCCGGGATCGACATCTCCGTGGACGCGCTGGCCGAGCGCGCGGCGGCGTTGCGGAAGATCGAGGTGGTGCGGCCCCGGAGTGCGCTGGGCAAGAACACGGTGGCCGCGCTGCAGGCCGGGATCGTGATCGGGTTCGCCGGTCAGATCGACGCCCTGGTCGACCGCCTGCGGACGGACGTCGCCGACCTGTCCGACGCGGCGGTGGTGCTGACCGGGTTGCGGGCGGACGTGGTGTCCGAGGAGTCGCGCACGATCACCGACGTGGAACCGGAACTCGCCCTCGAGGGTCTGCGGTTGGTGTTCGAGAAGAACGCCTGA
- a CDS encoding TMEM175 family protein, whose product MGGSGRERIDDDEVIRRDTSEFDRGLSFFDAIYGFAVTLLIVNVDLPEPQAWQDLGSLAASGVGQQLLGVALSFVVICALWRVNVRMIKGLTGLDGPMVFGNLLATGLVILVPFTTDAISNPATADLALPTALYAVNIAGVALAQAAVYQRGRAAGLERRPTSARENSLVLLAATTTPAVFLASVPVALTVGAAAAQFMWVSLIVLLPLTGRLANRARGT is encoded by the coding sequence ATGGGCGGGAGCGGTCGGGAGAGGATCGATGACGACGAGGTGATCCGCAGGGACACCTCCGAGTTCGATCGCGGACTGTCCTTCTTCGACGCCATCTACGGCTTCGCCGTGACGCTGCTCATCGTGAACGTCGACCTGCCGGAGCCGCAGGCGTGGCAGGACCTCGGTTCCCTGGCGGCATCCGGGGTGGGGCAGCAGTTGCTCGGGGTCGCGTTGAGTTTCGTGGTGATCTGTGCGTTGTGGCGGGTCAACGTCAGGATGATCAAGGGGCTGACCGGTCTCGACGGCCCGATGGTGTTCGGCAACCTCCTGGCCACGGGCCTGGTGATCCTGGTGCCGTTCACCACCGATGCGATCAGCAACCCGGCCACGGCGGATCTGGCGCTGCCGACCGCGCTCTACGCCGTGAACATCGCCGGGGTCGCCCTCGCCCAGGCCGCGGTGTACCAACGAGGTCGCGCGGCCGGACTGGAACGCCGCCCCACGTCCGCGAGGGAGAACAGCCTGGTGCTGCTCGCGGCGACCACCACCCCGGCGGTGTTCCTGGCGTCGGTCCCCGTGGCGCTGACGGTCGGCGCCGCGGCGGCCCAGTTCATGTGGGTGTCGTTGATCGTGCTGCTGCCGTTGACGGGACGACTCGCGAATCGGGCGAGAGGGACCTGA